A single window of Rhizobium sp. SL42 DNA harbors:
- a CDS encoding branched-chain amino acid ABC transporter substrate-binding protein, with translation MKFQLLASAALAALIATTSAARADITIGLMAPLTGPVAAIGAQIKNGAETAVEEINKKGGINGEKIVLKIADDAGEPKQGVSAANQLISEDIRFVVGPVTSGVSVPASSVFAENGALMVTPTATSPELTARGLTTVFRTCGRDDQQAEVAAKYVVAKFKDKKIAILNDKGQYGKGLADAFKTSLNAAGITEVFNDALTAGDKDFSALVTRLKADGVEVLYFGGYHPEAGLLVRQMKDAGMNVQLIAGDGLSNSEFITTGGDAANGTIFTNAADALKNADSKAAADALLAKNIPAEAFTLNAFAAVEVIAAGITKAGSADDAEAVATALKSGEEIPTAIGKVTYGETGDLTSQSFSVYKWEAGKTVAAE, from the coding sequence ATGAAGTTTCAACTTCTCGCCAGCGCGGCTCTCGCTGCGCTCATCGCCACGACCTCTGCCGCCCGCGCCGATATCACCATCGGCCTGATGGCGCCCCTCACCGGCCCGGTGGCCGCGATCGGCGCCCAGATCAAGAACGGCGCCGAAACCGCCGTCGAGGAAATCAACAAGAAGGGCGGTATCAACGGCGAAAAGATCGTCCTGAAGATCGCCGACGATGCCGGCGAACCCAAGCAGGGCGTATCCGCCGCAAACCAGCTGATCAGCGAAGACATCCGCTTCGTCGTCGGCCCGGTGACCTCGGGCGTCTCCGTCCCCGCGTCCAGCGTCTTCGCCGAGAACGGCGCGCTGATGGTCACCCCGACTGCCACCTCGCCTGAACTGACCGCACGCGGCCTCACCACCGTGTTCCGCACCTGCGGCCGCGACGACCAGCAGGCGGAAGTTGCCGCCAAGTATGTCGTCGCGAAGTTCAAGGACAAGAAGATCGCGATCCTCAACGACAAGGGTCAGTACGGCAAGGGTCTCGCCGACGCCTTCAAGACATCGCTGAACGCCGCCGGCATCACCGAAGTGTTCAATGACGCGCTGACCGCCGGCGACAAGGATTTCAGCGCGCTGGTCACCCGCCTCAAGGCCGACGGCGTCGAAGTGCTCTACTTCGGCGGTTACCATCCGGAAGCCGGCCTGCTGGTTCGCCAGATGAAGGATGCCGGCATGAATGTGCAGCTGATTGCCGGTGACGGTCTGTCGAACAGCGAATTCATCACCACCGGTGGCGACGCTGCGAACGGCACGATCTTCACCAATGCTGCCGATGCCCTGAAGAACGCCGACAGCAAGGCTGCCGCCGACGCGCTGCTCGCCAAGAACATCCCGGCAGAAGCCTTCACGCTAAACGCGTTTGCCGCTGTCGAAGTGATCGCAGCTGGCATCACCAAGGCCGGCAGCGCCGACGATGCGGAAGCTGTTGCAACCGCGCTGAAGTCCGGCGAGGAAATCCCGACCGCCATCGGCAAGGTAACCTATGGCGAAACCGGTGACCTCACCTCGCAGAGCTTTTCGGTCTACAAGTGGGAAGCCGGCAAGACTGTTGCGGCCGAATAA